The Oncorhynchus mykiss isolate Arlee chromosome 30, USDA_OmykA_1.1, whole genome shotgun sequence genome includes a window with the following:
- the LOC110521484 gene encoding AN1-type zinc finger protein 5 isoform X1, which produces MAQETNQTQVPMLCTMGCGFYGNPRTNGMCSVCYKEHLQRQQGGGRSSPPGEKGSAASSPVGSPGAAGVSVESTTSEPSTEGVTPPEERTSSPNSPSPVTQQMTAMSISQDTGATDSDRADGDEEEDEGTSKNTGPVGEAAQASSDGDQTPDKNKKKNRCFTCRKKVGLTGFDCRCGNLFCAIHRYSDKHNCPYDYRGAAAARIRKENPIVVAEKIQKL; this is translated from the exons ATGGCTCAGGAGACCAATCAGACGCAGGTGCCAATGCTTTGCACTATGGGCTGTGGTTTCTATGGTAATCCCCGCACCAATGGTATGTGCTCGGTCTGCTACAAGGAACACCTACAGAGACAACAGGGAGGGGGCCGTTCCAGCCCCCCAGGTGAGAAAG GCTCGGCAGCTTCATCGCCAGTGGGGTCCCCGGGAGCAGCTGGTGTGTCAGTGGAGAGCACAACGTCGGAACCCAGTACGGAAGGGGTCACTCCGCCCGAGGAAAGGACATCCAG TCCCAACTCCCCCAGCCCAGTAACCCAGCAGATGACAGCCATGAGTATCTCCCAGGATACTGGAGCCACTGACTCAGACCGGGCTGATGGGGACGAGGAAGAGGACGAGGGGACATCCAAAAACACTG GGCCAGTGGGTGAGGCAGCCCAGGCCTCGTCTGATGGTGATCAGACCCCTGACAAAAATAAGAAGAAGAACCGATGCTTCACCTGCCGGAAGAAAGTGGGCCTGACTG GCTTCGACTGTCGCTGTGGTAACCTCTTCTGCGCCATTCATCGCTACTCTGACAAACATAACTGTCCTTACGACTACCGAGGCGCCGCCGCAGCCCGCATACGCAAGGAGAACCCCATCGTGGTGGCTGAGAAGATCCAGAAGTTATGA
- the LOC110521484 gene encoding AN1-type zinc finger protein 5 isoform X2 — MAQETNQTQVPMLCTMGCGFYGNPRTNGMCSVCYKEHLQRQQGGGRSSPPGSAASSPVGSPGAAGVSVESTTSEPSTEGVTPPEERTSSPNSPSPVTQQMTAMSISQDTGATDSDRADGDEEEDEGTSKNTGPVGEAAQASSDGDQTPDKNKKKNRCFTCRKKVGLTGFDCRCGNLFCAIHRYSDKHNCPYDYRGAAAARIRKENPIVVAEKIQKL; from the exons ATGGCTCAGGAGACCAATCAGACGCAGGTGCCAATGCTTTGCACTATGGGCTGTGGTTTCTATGGTAATCCCCGCACCAATGGTATGTGCTCGGTCTGCTACAAGGAACACCTACAGAGACAACAGGGAGGGGGCCGTTCCAGCCCCCCAG GCTCGGCAGCTTCATCGCCAGTGGGGTCCCCGGGAGCAGCTGGTGTGTCAGTGGAGAGCACAACGTCGGAACCCAGTACGGAAGGGGTCACTCCGCCCGAGGAAAGGACATCCAG TCCCAACTCCCCCAGCCCAGTAACCCAGCAGATGACAGCCATGAGTATCTCCCAGGATACTGGAGCCACTGACTCAGACCGGGCTGATGGGGACGAGGAAGAGGACGAGGGGACATCCAAAAACACTG GGCCAGTGGGTGAGGCAGCCCAGGCCTCGTCTGATGGTGATCAGACCCCTGACAAAAATAAGAAGAAGAACCGATGCTTCACCTGCCGGAAGAAAGTGGGCCTGACTG GCTTCGACTGTCGCTGTGGTAACCTCTTCTGCGCCATTCATCGCTACTCTGACAAACATAACTGTCCTTACGACTACCGAGGCGCCGCCGCAGCCCGCATACGCAAGGAGAACCCCATCGTGGTGGCTGAGAAGATCCAGAAGTTATGA
- the LOC110521483 gene encoding perilipin-3, with the protein MKETSCTMADSEKSGEPSAAAIAQPADGDQQSVVSRVGSIPLVSSACGVVSNAYSSTKDSVPLLKGVIDAAESGVRTLGAAATTGSKPLLDRLEPQISVVNQYAMMGLDKVEKLQILQQPADKLVSDTVGMMYQSVSGAKEAMAGAKDTMTGAVLGAKESITGAVTGAKETMAGAKETMTGAMMAAVFGGVEMTQAAASGWFSSFMGTGVGHMVSSGVGLALSHSENLVDQILPLSDRELAALAEPATGEVATAPVVGSSPSSPNYFIRLGKLSSKVQERALEQSLVRARYARDTTYATITQITSTLDLLENARSTLAAANHQLGGAPEQLLQHWKEWQEKQPKDGQVDGGKVDGPKDQTALEWRTLSMVHGLSGQLRSACSGVVSSAQGLPSAVQDQLANAQKAAEELHSSLGNASTLTPHLLEQTRYHLTQVRHSLDGVMEYLLNNTPLNWLVGPFAPQLTEKGEDRQAVDKGPQT; encoded by the exons ATGAAAGAAACATCGTGCACAATGGCAGACAGCGAGAAGTCTGGTGAGCCCAGTGCAGCAGCCATAGCCCAGCCAGCTGATGGAGACCAGCAG AGTGTTGTGTCCCGTGTGGGTAGCATCCCCCTGGTGAGCTCTGCTTGTGGTGTAGTGTCCAATGCCTACAGCAGCACTAAGGACAGCGTTCCCCTTCTGAAGGGGGTAATAGATGCTGCCGAGAGCGGGGTGCGCACCCTGGGGGCAGCCGCCACCACCGGCTCCAAGCCACTCCTGGACAGACTGGAGCCACAGA TTTCTGTGGTGAATCAATATGCCATGATGGGACTAGACAAGGTGGAAAAACTGCAAATCCTCCAGCAGCCAGCTGACAAG CTGGTTTCAGACACAGTGGGCATGATGTACCAGTCTGTTAGCGGGGCAAAGGAGGCCATGGCTGGAGCCAAGGACACCATGACTGGGGCTGTATTGGGGGCAAAGGAGTCAATAACCGGGGCTGTGACCGGGGCCAAGGAAACCATGGCTGGGGCCAAGGAGACCATGACTGGGGCTATGATGGCTGCAGTGTTTGGGGGTGTGGAGATGACCCAAGCAGCCGCCAGTGGATGGTTCAGCTCATTCATGGGGACCGGTGTGGGCCATATGGTCAGCAGTGGGGTGGGCCTGGCCCTCAGCCACTCTGAGAACTTGGTGGACCAGATCCTGCCTCTCAGCGACAGAGAGCTGG CTGCTTTGGCCGAGCCTGCAACAGGTGAGGTGGCTACTGCACCAGTGGTGGGCTCTAGCCCATCTAGCCCCAACTACTTTATCCGTCTGGGCAAGCTATCCTCCAAGGTGCAGGAGCGGGCCCTGGAGCAGTCCCTGGTGAGAGCCCGGTACGCCAGAGACACCACATATGCCACCATAACCCAGATCACCAGCACCTTGGACCTGCTGGAGAATGCCCGCTCCACCCTGGCTGCTGCCAACCACCAGCTGGGAGGGGCACCAGAGCAGCTGCTGCAGCACTGGAAGGAGTGGCAGGAGAAACAGCCTAAAGATGGACAAGTAGATGGTGGGAAGGTGGATGGTCCCAAAGACCAGACTGCG TTGGAGTGGCGAACCCTCTCGATGGTGCATGGTCTCAGTGGCCAGTTGCGGTCTGCCTGCTCTGGTGTGGTGTCCAGCGCCCAGGGCCTGCCCAGTGCGGTCCAGGACCAGCTGGCAAATGCACAGAAAGCAGCTGAAGAACTGCACTCCTCCCTGGGCAATGCTAGCACCCTCACACCCCACCTCCTGGAGCAGACCCGTTATCATCTAACACAG GTGCGACATTCTCTAGATGGCGTAATGGAGTATCTGCTCAATAACACTCCTCTCAACTGGCTGGTGGGACCCTTTGCACCCCAGCTTACTGAGAAGGGGGAGGACAGGCAGGCTGTGGATAAAGGCCCTCAGACCTAG